A genomic region of Thunnus albacares chromosome 4, fThuAlb1.1, whole genome shotgun sequence contains the following coding sequences:
- the si:ch73-361p23.3 gene encoding tumor necrosis factor receptor superfamily member 4 — MVPLKLLIFTLILCKLVADLDAKCPKGKKKTKDNGCADCQEGFFQPEENDSQRCSVCTKCDEKTTTVAQVCTKVTDRTCKCREGFVAWPNDAASCYCPMGFGLIKGETFKCSKCEHGHFSKGIDSTCQKWKKCKSSVKENGTNISDVTCNEEKNNNDITTATTSNKITSVIKHLRTTRPHEGGPTQEINRVTATTPTTTATVASSTKGTPIGPSNTGNQIGMTLLLFGIIGLLVLTAVTCRLHITPCVQRKPAVQPNDPLCRRPVEESGDDSLCPLKVNPGKL, encoded by the exons ATGGTTCCGCTTAAACTGCTCATATTTACTCTAATTTTATGTAAACTCGTTGCTGATTTGGATGCGAAATGTCCGAAAG gtaaaaagaaaaccaaagacAATGGTTGTGCAGACTGTCAGGAAGGATTTTTCCAGCCTGAAGAAAATGATTCCCAAAGGTGCAGCGTGTGTACAAAGTGTGATGAAA AAACTACGACTGTAGCTCAAGTCTGCACGAAAGTGACAGACAGAACATGTAAGTGCCGTGAAGGATTTGTTGCTTGGCCGAATGATGCTGCCTCTTGCTACTGTCCCATGGGGTTTGGACTAATAAAGGGAG AAACgtttaaatgttcaaaatgtgAACATGGACATTTCAGCAAAGGTATCGATTCAACCtgtcaaaaatggaaaaa ATGCAAATCAAGTGTGAAAGAGAACGGCACCAACATATCAGATGTCACCTGTAATGAAGAGAAGAATAACAATGATATCACTACAGCCACCACATCAAACAAAATTACCTCTGTCATCAAACACTTGCGAACCACGCGTCCACATGAGGGGGGCCCAACTCAGGAGATAAATCGAGTTACTGCtaccacccccaccaccacagcTACTGTAGCCTCAAGTACCAAAGGGACTCCCATCGGCCCCTCAAACACAGGAAACCAAATCG GTATGACCCTTCTCCTATTTGGAATTATTGGACTGCTTGTTCTGACCGCTGTGACGTGTAGGCTTCACATCACTCCTTGTGTGCAGAGAAAGCCAGCGGTGCAAC CAAATGACCCATTGTGTCGGAGGCCAGTTGAGGAAAGCGGCGATGACAGTCTGTGTCCTCTCAAAGTGAATCCAGGGAAGCTCTGA
- the tnfrsf18 gene encoding tumor necrosis factor receptor superfamily member 18 isoform X2 yields the protein MSRTLAIMISLNRPLAVIYVLNIWTSGYAAGCKHPQTDINGRCCDKCPPGTYMKQFCSDQQQTVCSPCEDGFFSDTYNVFDRCEECRSCPQDYAEKCTPTTNANCSCFSGFLCSNNMCTKCEENKCATGEKPTRKAGPDPFSGVELIEYSYQCEPACSDKEYYDAKKDICKPWTHCGAFGLGERFPGNKTHDSICDTNEPKEAQSR from the exons ATGAGCAGAACACTGGCCATAATGATTTCTCTGAATCGTCCCTTGGCAGTTATATACGTATTAAATATTTGGACTTCAGGATATGCTGCAGGCTGCAAACATCCACAAACTGATATAAATGGAAGATGCTGTGACAAGTGTCCCCCAG GAACATATATGAAGCAGTTTTGCTCAGACCAACAACAAACTGTCTGCAGTCCCTGTGAGGATGGCTTCTTCTCCGACACATATAACGTCTTTGACAGATGTGAGGAATGCCGGTCATGCCCACAAG ACTATGCTGAGAAATGTACACCGACCACAAATGCAAACTGTTCATGCTTCTCTGGTTTCCTGTGCTCCAACAATATGTGCACAAAATGTGAGGAAAACAAATGCGCCACAGGGGAGAAACCGACGAGGAAAG CGGGGCCCGACCCCTTCTCTGGTGTAGAGTTGATCGAGTATTCTTACCAGTGTGAACCCGCATGCTCTGATAAAGAATATTATGATGCAAAAAAGGATATCTGCAAGCCATGGACACA CTGCGGTGCATTTGGACTTGGGGAACGATTTCCAGGGAACAAAACTCACGACTCGATATGCGATACAAATG AGCCTAAGGAAGCACAGAGCAG ATAA
- the tnfrsf18 gene encoding tumor necrosis factor receptor superfamily member 18 isoform X1 produces the protein MSRTLAIMISLNRPLAVIYVLNIWTSGYAAGCKHPQTDINGRCCDKCPPGTYMKQFCSDQQQTVCSPCEDGFFSDTYNVFDRCEECRSCPQDYAEKCTPTTNANCSCFSGFLCSNNMCTKCEENKCATGEKPTRKAGPDPFSGVELIEYSYQCEPACSDKEYYDAKKDICKPWTHCGAFGLGERFPGNKTHDSICDTNEIHNDGVFQRTLGIGFILLSLTLFMVASYTCIKSLRKHRADNNPTDIIAVSTNTHDFHLSKEESGLIIQDESKDTNNMGPLHLERVNALC, from the exons ATGAGCAGAACACTGGCCATAATGATTTCTCTGAATCGTCCCTTGGCAGTTATATACGTATTAAATATTTGGACTTCAGGATATGCTGCAGGCTGCAAACATCCACAAACTGATATAAATGGAAGATGCTGTGACAAGTGTCCCCCAG GAACATATATGAAGCAGTTTTGCTCAGACCAACAACAAACTGTCTGCAGTCCCTGTGAGGATGGCTTCTTCTCCGACACATATAACGTCTTTGACAGATGTGAGGAATGCCGGTCATGCCCACAAG ACTATGCTGAGAAATGTACACCGACCACAAATGCAAACTGTTCATGCTTCTCTGGTTTCCTGTGCTCCAACAATATGTGCACAAAATGTGAGGAAAACAAATGCGCCACAGGGGAGAAACCGACGAGGAAAG CGGGGCCCGACCCCTTCTCTGGTGTAGAGTTGATCGAGTATTCTTACCAGTGTGAACCCGCATGCTCTGATAAAGAATATTATGATGCAAAAAAGGATATCTGCAAGCCATGGACACA CTGCGGTGCATTTGGACTTGGGGAACGATTTCCAGGGAACAAAACTCACGACTCGATATGCGATACAAATG AGATTCACAATGACGGAGTCTTTCAGCGGACTCTTGGCATTGGCTTTATTTtgctttctctcactctttttatGGTTGCATCTTATACCTGTATAAAGAGCCTAAGGAAGCACAGAGCAG ATAACAATCCTACTGACATCATAGCAGTCTCTACCAACACCCATGACTTTCATTTATCAAAGGAGGAAAGTGGGCTCATTATCCAGGATGAATCCAAGGATACCAATAATATGGGCCCGCTGCATCTGGAAAGAGTCAACGCTTTATGCTAA
- the arl8ba gene encoding ADP-ribosylation factor-like protein 8B-A produces the protein MLALINRLLDWFRSLFWKDEMELTLVGLQYSGKTTFVNVIASGHFSEDMIPTVGFNMRKVTKGNVTIKIWDIGGQPRFRSMWERYCRGVNAIVYMVDAADREKVEASRNELHNLLDKPQLQGIPVLVLGNKRDLPSALDEKQLIEKMNLAAIQDREICCYSISCKEKDNIDITLQWLIQHSKSRRS, from the exons ATGCTGGCACTAATAAACCGGCTTTTGGACTGGTTCAGGTCTCTGTTTTGGAAGGATGAGATGGAGCTGACGCTGGTCGGCCTCCAGTACTCgggaaaaacaacatttgtaaaCGTGATCGCT TCTGGGCATTTCAGTGAAGACATGATCCCAACAGTCGGGTTCAATATGAGGAAGGTCACTAAAGGAAATGTCACCATCAAG ATCTGGGATATAGGAGGGCAGCCAAGGTTCAGGAGCATGTGGGAGCGGTACTGTCGGGGAGTTAATGCAATCGT GTACATGGTTGATGCAGCAGATCGAGAAAAGGTGGAGGCGTCTAGAAATGAGCTTCATAATTTATTAGACAAACCACAGTTGCAAGGAATTCCT GTTTTGGTACTTGGTAACAAAAGGGATCTCCCCAGTGCTTTAGATGAAAAGCAGCTCATTGAGAAAAT GAATCTGGCAGCTATTCAGGACAGAGAGATATGCTGCTATTCCatttcttgcaaagagaaagacaacatTG ATATCACACTTCAGTGGCTCATCCAGCACTCAAAATCCCGGAGGAGCTGA